A single genomic interval of Carettochelys insculpta isolate YL-2023 chromosome 28, ASM3395843v1, whole genome shotgun sequence harbors:
- the LOC142002857 gene encoding keratin, type I cytoskeletal 19-like yields the protein MSTYGWKQITSSGIGNLSGSSVGYTVGSFRTPSVHGGSGGRGISVSTAQYVSSGVGGSLGGGYGGGLHTGFGGGSGDGLLSGNEKTTMQNLNDRLASYLDKVHALEEANSDLEIKIQDWLQKQGPGPARDYSPYYKTIEDLRDQILAATIDNSKIILQIDNARLAADDFKTKYETESALHLNVEADINGLRRVLDELTLARADLEMQIESLKEELAYLKKNHEEEMNALSGQIGGQVSVEVDSAPATDLTKILADTRDQYEVIAEKNRKDAETWFNKKTEALNQEVAINTEQLQTSKTEITDLRRTLQGLEIELQSQLSMKAALEGTLADTENRYGAQLAQIQNLIGNIEAQLTELRVDMERQNSDYKILLDIKTHLEQEIATYRQLLESQGS from the exons ATGTCCACTTATGGTTGGAAGCAAATAACCTCTTCTGGGATAGGTAATCTTAGTGGGTCCTCAGTCGGCTATACTGTTGGCTCCTTCAGGACACCAAGTGTCCATGGAGGATCTGGTGGCAGGGGTATCTCTGTTTCTACTGCCCAGTATGTCTCTTCTGGGGTAGGAGGTAGCCTGGGTGGTGGATATGGTGGTGGTTTGCACACTGGctttggtggtggtagtggtgatgGCCTCCTTTCTGGAAATGAAAAGACAACTATGCAGAACCTGAATGACCGCCTGGCATCCTACCTGGACAAAGTACATGCTCTGGAAGAGGCAAATTCTGATCTAGAAATTAAAATCCAAGACTGGCTCCAAAAACAAGGACCAGGGCCAGCCCGTGACTACAGCCCATATTACAAGACTATTGAAGATCTTCGAGACCAA ATTCTTGCTGCCACAATTGACAACTCTAAGATTATTCTGCAGATTGATaatgccaggctggctgctgatGACTTCAAAACCAA gTATGAGACAGAGTCGGCCCTGCACCTGAACGTTGAGGCTGATATTAATGGCCTGCGTAGAGTTCTGGATGAGCTGACCCTAGCCAGAGCTGACCTGGAGATGCAGATTGAAAGCCTGAAGGAGGAGCTGGCTTACCTCAAGAAAAACCATGAGGAG GAAATGAATGCCCTGAGTGGGCAAATAGGTGGCCAAGTCAGTGTTGAGGTTGACTCTGCACCAGCTACTGATCTGACCAAAATCCTGGCCGACACGAGAGACCAGTATGAAGTCATCGCTGAGAAGAACAGGAAAGATGCTGAAACTTGGTTTAACAAGAAG ACCGAAGCACTGAACCAAGAAGTAGCCATCAATACTGAACAGCTGCAGACTAGCAAGACTGAAATCACAGATCTGAGACGCACCCTCCAAGGTCTGGAGATAGAGCTTCAATCTCAGCTTAGCATG AAAGCTGCTTTGGAAGGCACCTTGGCAGACACTGAGAATCGCTATGGTGCCCAGCTGGCACAGATCCAGAACCTGATTGGCAATATTGAGGCACAGCTGACCGAGCTTCGAGTGGATATGGAGCGGCAGAATAGTGACTACAAGATCCTCTTGGACATCAAGACCCACCTGGAGCAGGAGATTGCTACTTACCGCCAGCTGCTGGAAAGCCAAGGCTCCTA G